A stretch of the Uranotaenia lowii strain MFRU-FL chromosome 3, ASM2978415v1, whole genome shotgun sequence genome encodes the following:
- the LOC129754863 gene encoding uncharacterized protein LOC129754863 — MLERGINHLQSQVDCNGNLRVIEPCLSEDLKNFQNKLERLKELLPANIESMDLQDKDRSNMEKSLKKKLISSANVICTTLANCHALSDISSSLKFDICIIDEATMCTEISCLTVLQYRVRKLILVGDLEQFPAKVCGEESANAGLNESLFLRIRNSFLETHLEGMKMLTKQYRMHPEILKWPNDFFYNGILTTDPKTTNFDEFPFEPYTVCSLEYEKNSSPIELKITDRAEFRFALMLVCELSQYCEQHTTIVLIAPQGWQQYCKKYLHNKHITQVLVKTVDSAQGQEFDVVVLPLPCTGGAGFLDTLNRINIALTRAKKCLIMCGTLTNLMENAIWKLLFRDAKLRNRIYDIKESDLENEEVFTRKVINRLRKTIRFFSRQNGEDLNFGF; from the exons ATGCTTGAACGTGGAATAAACCATTTGCAATCACAAGTTGATTGCAACGGAAATTTAAGAGTCATCGAACCGTGTTTGTCCGaagatttaaagaattttcaaaataaacttgaGCGGCTCAAAGAATTATTACCAGCAAACATTGAAAGCATGGATCTGCAAGATAAGGATCGATCAAACATGGAAAAATCTCTtaagaaaaaacttatttcgagTGCTAACGTGATCTGTACCACGCTAGCCAATTGCCACGCTCTTAGTGATATTAGTTCGTCCTTAAAATTCGACATTTGTATCATAGATGAAGCAACGATGTGTACGGAAATTTCCTGTTTAACAGTGCTCCAGTACAGAGTAAGAAAATTGATCCTAGTGGGAGATTTAGAACAATTTCCTGCTAAAGTTTGTGGAGAGGAAAGCGCCAATGCGGGTTTGAACGAATCGCTCTTTCTAAGGATACGAAACTCTTTCTTAGAAACTCACCTGGAGGGCATGAAAATGCTAACCAAACAATATCGCATGCATCCTGAAATTCTCAAGTGGCCGAATGATTTTTTCTATAATGGGATTCTCACCACCGATCCGAAGACTACCAATTTCGACGAATTTCCGTTTGAACCATACACCGTGTGCAGTTTGGAGTATGAGAAAAATTCCTCCCcaattgagttgaaaattacCGATAGGGCCGAATTTCGATTTGCTCTTATGCTGGTGTGTGAATTAAGTCAGTACTGCGAGCAACACACGACGATTGTCCTGATAGCACCACAAGGCTGGCaacaatattgtaaaaaatatcTCCATAACAAACACATAACGCAGGTGCTTGTCAAGACTGTCGATTCAGCGCAAGGTCAAGAGTTTGACGTCGTCGTTCTACCTCTGCCATGTACTGGAGGGGCTGGTTTCCTCGATACATTGAATCGCATAAATATTGCACTGACCAGAGCGAAGAAATGTCTGATAATGTGTGGaactttaacaaatttaatg GAAAACGCCATTTGGAAATTGCTGTTCCGGGATGCTAAGCTTCGTAATAGGATATATGACATTAAAGAAAGTGATTTGGAAAACGAAGAAGTCTTCACTAGAAAAGTAATCAATCGACTGAGGAAAACGATTCGATTTTTCTCTAGGCAAAATGGagaagatttaaattttggattttga